From Centroberyx gerrardi isolate f3 chromosome 10, fCenGer3.hap1.cur.20231027, whole genome shotgun sequence:
CAGGACGTGGAGTGCTTCCGGGACTATGTATATGAGTATACTGACTATGAGACAGACGCAACCAAAGTGTGGAAACCTCCTACCCTCGAAGAGCTCAAGAAGGAACAGGAGAAGCCGGCAGtcacagaaaagaaagaagtgcCAATCGATGATCTCACAGAAATGTATATAGATGAATTAGGACTCAGGTCTCTGAAGAACAAATCCCGAGACCGGAGTGTAGAGGAGTTGGATCTCTCTTTCCTCGACTATGATGTTGTTGGTCATGCTGAAGGAGATACGAACATCACTCCTAAACTAAGCTCTTTTAGCAAGGAGACGGAGATGAGAAGTGGTACCACAAATCCATTAAATTACACAATATTGTCAGATTGGCAAGAGGTTGATGGACTAAACCCTACAGCAAAGAATTTGAACCAAAGCATCAGTGAGAATACAATGCATATACAGAAGAGAAGTGTAACTTCAGATTTTCACAATTCCTCTGTTTCTAAAACAGACAACACAACAGTTTATAACACCAGTGTATTACTAAAGGATGACAACATAACTACGAATGGCAGTGCTCCTGTAGTTGCTTCAAATCTTGATGACGCCCCTGTGCCTGAGACAGAGAACACAACCGTTCATAACAGTACTTTATCATTAATGGGGGGGAACTTAACTACGGAGGCCACCAATCTTACCGTAACATTACCCGGAAATGTCGGTTCCATCTTGGAGACTGAAAGAACGAATGTAACCCAGATGGGTGTAAACCAGGCTTCTGTGAACACGATCCAGGCGGAGGAGTCAGAGGAGGAAATCACCAGAGGGGATGTGTTCTCCTACTCTGTGCCTGTTTTTAGTCCCAGCTCCAACACCACAGGGGAGATAGTACTCCTAGACGCAGGGGCCAACTTGTCTGCCTTGGATAACGGGCCCGAGATACAGGAGGACCTATCATCCAATCAGCATGGCAGATCGGAGGGTAACGTATCGCTCACCGCTCTGTCATACAATGAGACGGCTGTGAATAACACTGCAACAAACCGCCGCAACCTAACCAGTTTGGAGTTGGAGGTGGACAGTAAAAGTAACACGACCAATGTCAACGATTCACTGAGCACCACAACAGAACAAGAGTATGGAAATCAAACGTATTCCCCTGAAGCCATGACTACTCCAGCCAATTCAAGTTTTGACAGGGTGGaatttgaaaatgacacaaGTATTTTGACAGAAACTCTGGCCTTGCAAAATATCACAGTTAATATATCAGAGGAGATGAAATCTGAGAGTGGGGAGAATGTGACAGCTCTTCTTGGCCGGTTCAACCACACATCCTCAGTAGAAGTCTTCACCAATGAGACAGTGGTTTCAGTAAACCTTTCCCTCTCCAGAGATCCTATTCTGGACAGCAGCTCTGAGGGGCTGGGTGCCTGGGACAGCAGTGAGGAAGTGGTCATCTACCTAAAGGGCAACAGTACAGAGGTGATTAAAACCACCTCCCTCGACCCACAGGGGCACAACTGGACTTACGAGGGAACGCACCAAATGGTCCCCATGGAGATTCCTGAGCACATGACGAAATACTTTGGGGAGGAGACCCCTCAAACGACCCCAACCCTGACAAAGAAACCTAATATCAGGAAGGTGAACCGCCGACAGAGACCCCAGAAAGGCCATGGCATGAAAACCAAGAGGAAGAAGGAATACCGGCCCCAGGCCAGGAGTGGCCAGGGGCCGGGAGTACCATTCTCTCCTCGTGGATTCAACCCAGGCATGTCCCCCCGTGGGTCACGACCCCACTACCACGCACCACAGCCCATCTCCGATGAGGAGGACCTGATAAACATGCCTGTGGTCATCGGTGTGCCCCGGCCCGACTTCAGCGACTACATGCTGTATGTTCCTGGGGTCGAACCAGATCATCTAGGCCTGGATAGCACACAGGCAGATGTTAAAGAGGATGAGTATGAGTATGTGACCTTCAAAGACCCCTACAGCAGCCACGAAGACATCAGCACCTTCACCATGGATGAGACCACCAAATACTACATAAAAATGGCTGGCCAGAATGTCAAGACATACTTCATCTCCGCAGAGGAGGTGGAGTGGGACTATGCTGGCTATGGACAGAGGTAACCACAGATGAGGTCATAATGCCACGTAATATTGAGAAAAGTGGAATATGAGATGAAAATGTTATTcagatttacaaaaaaatgtgtACGGCCAATACAGATGCATATTTCTAAACGCGCAAACCTGAAATAAGGCTCTATATTATCACCACAGGAGGCAGGAAAAGTCGCAACTAAGCAGCCGAGAAACAAAGTTCACCAAGGTGGTTTTCCGAGGTTACCTGGATGCCGCCTTCAGACAGCCTGATATCCGTGGGGAGATAGGGGAGCATCTAGGCATCCTGGGGCCTATCATCAAGGCTGAGGTCGGACAGAGCATCATGGTAAGCACCAACCTAAAGTCACAATCTGTCTGCACGTTCACACACTAGCAATCTCCTGGGatgctgcatgttttttttaaatttcttttaTTATGAAGGCATCACAATTGtctgttttatctctttttcacacatgtacatatacatatacaatcTGATGGTTGTTTTATGGAAATATAGGCTTAAAGTCCCAACTTTAAGCACAGAATCCATCTTTCTGGCTTGTAGGTGGTGTTCAGGAACAATGCCAACCGCCCATTCTCCCTGCACCCAAATGGGGTTTCCTACACCAAGCAGGCAGAGGGGCTGTCCTATGAGGACGAGTCCAAGTACTGGTATAAATATGATAATGAGGTTCAACCCAACACCACCTTCACATATTTATGGAAGGTCGATGCTAGGGTGGGGCCAATGGCAGACGAGTCGTACTGTCGGACATGGGCCTACTATTCTGGTGTTAATCCTGTAAGTACAGTGAAATACCTTCTAACTGTTGTGAGAAATGCATGGTTGTTGTCAGTGATGGATGCTATTTTCACAAAACCAATGCAGCTGAATTCAACAGAagtatttgatttatttatgaaaTAATGATATTTAACTTACTGTATGCTCTGTCTACAGGAGAGGGATATCCACTCAGGTTTGATCGGGCCTTTGCTGGTGTGTCGAAAGGGCAACCTGGAGAAGAACTTGGAGGACATGAGGGAGTTCATGCTGCTCTTCAAGACCTTTGATGAGTCCCAGAGCTGGTACTACGAGAAGAACCgcgagaggatggagaggaaaagcCGACGGACGGTGATGGAACCCAACTTCAGACAGAACCTCAAGTTCCACTGTAATGTACCCTACATTTCCGTAATGAAGGCATCTAGTCTGGTTAAGGATTTtcataacttttatttttatgtacgcATACAGCAACTGTTTATAATAGTTCAATgagagtcagagtcagtcagtcaaatgaGCGAGGTAGATGTCACACAGATAAATTAGCTTTACTCCCATACATCCATGTGACTGAGCCAGAAAATGATGTTGTGCTGTGACATAAAAGTCTCCATGTTGTATCCCCAGCCATCAACGGCATTATATACAGCCTGAAGGGCCTGAGGATGTACACCAACCAGCTAGCGCGCTGGCATCTGATCAACATGGGCTCTCCCAGGGACTTTCAGAGCGTCCACTTCCACGGACAGACGTTCCTCCACAAGCAGACCAACAGCTACCGACAGGCCGTCTACCCACTGCTGCCTGGTCAGCACTCTTTCCATAACAGTCTTATCTGTTGATTTCAAATAGAAAGCTGGACTTTGAAATAGAGGTGGACAGCAAGTGGACACATAGTAGCAAATTAGATAAATAATACAGAAGCTCAAtagttacattttcaaattatgTTAACAAATGTTAACTACTGCAAATATTGAAAGCGGTCTGCtaccatttcacatttcatcatCATTGAATAAGCAAAAATAAGAACTTGAGCCAGTATATGTTCACTTACCAAGCTATTTGTTTTTCCCAGGGGGCTTTGCTACTCTGGAGATGTGGCCATCCAAGCCTGGCTTGTGGCTGCTGGAGTCAGAAATTGGTTTCAACCAACAGAAGGGCATGCAGACCCTCTTCCTGGTTCTAGATAATGGTACGAGCCACTAAAAAATAGGTTGCAACATTAAGAATATGACTTCATAACTGTGTTCATATGTTGACTTCTTGTGGtgttttaatgttgttataTTGCTTGTGCATTTTCCCAGACTGTTCCCATCCCCTGGGTGTAGGGTCAGGGAGTGTGAAAGACAACCAGATCACAGCAATCAACACCAGAGGTAGCCacactttgctctctctccctctgtcctggcAACTGACACACCATGAACCTACTGCAATCACAATCACTTGTGAAATTACTGCACTAAGGGCTCCGTAAACAGAGATATCATCagtaaaatatagatttttagATTTATATTTAGATTTATTGGTCTCGGtagagaaatttgtcttggaccaTAAGAAAAGTTGCTcgcattccattccattccattgcacACTACATTAgacaacacattaacacacacataagcacgtATAACACATATTCACAATAGGCTACAACAATTGCATTGCATATCAGATCAAAAATGTGGATATATTTCCATCTTTGAAGGATACTGGGAACCTTATCTTGCCAGACTGAACAACCACGGTAAATACAATGCATGGAGCACAGAGCAGAGCGACAGCTGGATTCaggtacgtgtgcgtgtgtgtgtgtgtgtgtgtgtgtgtgtgtgtgtgcttgtgtgagagggagagaaacatcATAACAAGGATATATGCATGCGTACATGactatatgtgcatgtgtacgcTTGCTTTCTATGTGAATACCCTTGCTTATATCTGCTGCCTGTGGACTCCGTCGGTTCAGGTGGACTTCTTGCGGCCGGTGGTGATCAGCCGGGTGGCGACCCAGGGAGCCAAGCAGATGTTCCACTCCCAGTATGTGATCAACTACACCATCTCCTACAGCAACGACCGCAGGAAGTGGATCTTCTACAAGGGCGACAGCAGGAACTTCAGGAAGGTGGGAGAAGTTAGATCACATCCATGATCAATGCAAATAGGTTTCAGCTGCGAGTTAACAGAAAAGGGTGTGATAAGATTGTTCTTTGTtgctcacctctctctctcttgctgtctctgcctttctctaGATATTCACTGGGAACGTGGACGCCTATCAGACTAAGACGAAcaccttctttcctcctctggttGGACGGTTCATTCGACTCCACCCCGTCAGCTGGTACAGCAAGGCCACAGTCCGCATGGAGTTCTACGGCTGTGAGCTGGACGGTAAgaggttgcatgtgtgtgtgtgtgtgtgtgtgtgtgtgtgtgtgtgtgtatatggtcgagagagacagaaagacctagacagagagagcaagagtggGAAGAGTTGAGGTTCCTCTAATAGCTTCTTTCCTGCTCCAGGTTGCTCTGTGCCTCTGGGAATGGAGAACGGCCTGATAGAGGATCATCGTATTACCGCCAGCTCCACCGCCTCCATCTGGTACTCTGGAACCTGGAAACCCTCCCTGGCACGCCTCAACACACAGGGCACCGCCAACGCATGGCAGGCTGgggtaataataaataataatcataacaataataataataataatgatgataattatacaactattttatgtagcttgtttgaaaacacaaaaatgcacaaaatatcaaatatgaatGGTGCAAGCGAATGTATTCAAATTCATACTGAACATATTGTAACTATAGGCATACACACAGAATGTCAATATagatgttaaatgttaaatgcagGACCTGAGTGGGCTGCTGTCAGATTTGagaaaagtaaaacatttttgatggatttcaatttcaaaacatGACAAATTTGAGCCCTTTTTTTtgattttctcaaaacaagacCTTGAAGGTCATTGAAAAATCTTTgcatttgatgtccaagtgagtgtgggaaccctggatCTACCATCATCCCTGTCCTATATTCTCTCCAGTTGGAATCCCAGTGtctcacatatacacatggGCTGTAGTTCacacttgcacgcacacaccaatacacacacacacattgattatctaccatctctctctgctctctcccccaGGATAATAACATGCGCCAGTggctgcaggtggagctgcCCCAGGTGACGAAGATCACAGGTATTATTACACAAGGAGCCAAGTCCCTGGGCAAAGAGATGTACGTCATCTCCTACGCCCTGGAGTACAGCAACGACGGGATACACTGGAACCAATACAGCGACGATGAGGACTACATGTCCAAGGTAAGCCAGGACAAAGTcccatgggaaatgtagttttgaGGAGAATCCAACCCACCCGGTGTGGGCCAGGATGCATGATAGGGTTTATTTCTAATAGTTTTTACCTCATCTGGTAAATGGAGTTTTCTTGACATTGGTAGAGAAGTGGTTCTTAATTTTctatccttctctttctcctatcAAATCCAGACTTTTATAGGGAACACAGATAACAACGGCCATGTGAAGAACTACATCTACCCTCCCATCTTCTCCCGCTTCATCCGAATCATCCCCAAGAGCTGGAAGAGCTACATCACCATGAGAATAGAGCTGCTGGGCTGCGACTTTGAGTGATGCACTtagatagaaacacacacacacacatacacacacacacacacaaatgaagacAGGtcaagtcaaacacacacacccatatgcaCGTAAACATATgcccacatacagtatatgcacaccCACATCCAAACACACTGGCACAGTCAGGCACTTGTGTAGCCAGGTAGCCTTTAACCTTTCCATGAAGGATACTAAATATACTATATTATAGCCTTTGCGTGTAGTCAGAAGCAATCAGACACATGCATTGCATCAAATATCCACTTTGCATGGTTAGGCCATTCGTTAAGCTCATCATACAGCTTGTGAAATGTGCAAGTAAAACCAACTGCTACATAAATTAGGATTCATGCCACTGGGGAATTCGAGTTACATTCTAGCCAGGAATGGATGTTGCAAGCCAATAAGATACCCAGACAGTGTTACTGCCTCTTACATACGTAGGGAAGCATAAATTAATACAgcatgaagagtttcattacaaaaagcGATACcagtcaaaaaataaaaatattcttacaaaatgattgctggcatgaaagtaaagcagcTCACTGGTAACTGTTGAAGTTATAAGATGTCTTAAAGCCTTTGAGGATATGTGGGAGGAGATGTGTTTTTCAGGTTgctacatttttcaaaaatggatGTATGGCATTCtgtaatgaaacccttcatatattGCCAATTGCACACTTTTATAtcctttatttttgtatcatgaatgaacataaataaatgtaaatatgtaagTAGAGTTAAGAGAACATGTAATTTATTTGTCAATAAATATAATTACCATTCTTATTATACAGTGTCGGCTCAATGATTTGTGCCTAAACAAACTGATGGATCCTGTTGGCAAACAGCGTGATAAATCTGTGGTAAAAttataaagagagacagaaagagagatggagatacagggtgagatggagagagatacagagtgaatgagagagaggagagggagagatggggagagagacagcaaacgacagacagagagagagagcttagaTGGGGAGGCACTCTGCCGTGCCAAGTATGTGAACATCGATATCTGTATGGCGCCTCGGAAGGTGTCACCTTTAGCACCTCTGCTGAGGCAAAGCCCGTCGTTAAGTAGCACCTAAGGGCCCCCAGAGTCAACAGACACGTGcagctgcaaacacacatgctgttTGTCCATTTGCCAGCCCTGTTAAACTGGGCACTGGAGGTGTGAAAGTCTCAGCATGGGACTGTCCCGTACACTACTGATCTGTCTAGGTAGATTAGACCACAGATAGCTTTATTGGACAGCTGGCTGTCTGAGAGTTTGGGAATAGTGATGAGAAGCAGCTGTCGGTTGCCATGTTAATTAATGGTGGAAatccataataataatgtgacggtacattgatccctgtagggagaGCACAGATGTATGCTTTTCTaaaaacttgaaatgaatcttctactagcttGTGAAATGCTTCCatgcaatttgaattgtagagaaatgtcaAATGGAAAAAGCAATCACCCAATTCAACTGCACTGagaaataacagcagcaggagcagttACTTGCATCAGCTGCTCTATAAAGGTCTTAGCCAGCACAGAGATACCTGCCCTTCTGGCCTTCTGGCAAGCATAAACACTTATCTCTTTAAGGCAGTTAAGGGCAATTTAGTTTGCATTGCTGAAAACTTTGAATCATCTGACCAGACATCACAGTGATGGTGTGACTTTCTGGGAGGGTTATGTTCAAAGCATTGGATGCAGTTTTCACCTCAGACCACCAGATGTCGCTCCAACCTCACTTTAGCGGAACAACAGTTAGACCAAGGGTTCCCAAACCTTTCAATGTCCGGGCCCCCCACATATATGCACAGATAACATTGAGGATAATATAATACAGGCTAGCGTAATATTATCTCATTGCACTACCttcaaatgaaataatgttgaaatGTAACTATTGTTGCTTTTGGTGGGGACCCTCTGGAGCCCCCTTAAGGACCCCTAGaagtccccagaccccactttgggaaccactgtccTGAACACCTAGACAATTGTCATCTATGCATGCAGTTTCTTAAACTATGAATGAAAACTAGTCATTCACTAAGGATGGAGTATGACCACATCGTGCTATTAGCTCGACTCTAGGCCCATATCCACTTTGAGACCAAGATTTAAGAGTCAAGAAACGGATGGTGCTTAAATGTTATTGCTGCATATTAATTACAATTTGGCCTCGTTCTGTCAAAATCTGCCTCGTGATAAAATATGAAAAGCACAGGGTCGCGGCGGCTATAAATATATCCGTATTACATCTCAGCCTGCCAAGTGACACATAAGTTGTTTACAAACATGCTTTTATGAGGGAGACGCCAGAGGAGTGTAACTTCAACCGGGAAGAGCTGAAACGGTCAGtgcaccacccccccccctctccctctccctccctctccctctctctccctctccctctccctctccctctctctctctctctctctctctctctctccctctctctctctctctctctctctctctccttgtcacCGCCCCCACGGTGCTGTGCAGATTAAAAAGCCAGTCTTCGGACGGGGCGGCGGGATAGTTGAGGCTTGCAGGAGTGGCAGCTCCTCTGACAGGAGGACAGAGTGGGACTTTACAtcgcgggacataacgcagatATTTCACGAGAGTAGCCTACTGGATAATCTCA
This genomic window contains:
- the f5 gene encoding coagulation factor V; the protein is MRLCSRAGASRLLPVLVLLTVLLHVKADQDQLRERHYYIAAVEVDWNYSGNGPDRSGPTYKKVVFREYEEGFKQAKTHPAWLGLLGPTLRGQEGETIVVTFRNMAGRPYSIHPHGIAYGKQSEGAQYFDNTSLKEKEDDMVQPDCEHTYYWEVTSDVAPQRDDPTCITYTYISHQNMVQDFNSGLIGTLLICKPGSLDESGQQARFHQESVFLFGVFDEKLSWHEPAGHAADNHVKYTVNGYTSGSLPDVSMCTHTSVSLHLMAMSSEPEVFSVHMNGHVLQQAGHKVASVGLVSGSATTASVTAIYPGRWLLSSHTASHLEAGMHGFVDVKKCEGFEAPRRRLTIEQRRHSKQWPFFIAAEEIVWNYAPKMPTYIDEDYKSQYLKQGSNRIGGMYRKVVYTQYTDETFTVRAENKQRKTEVGILGPVIRAQIRDVVKIVFKNMASRPYSIYPHGLTIEKSQEGFNYPAGGNQSHGVQPGETHTYEWKVVEEDEPLDGDSRCLTRLYHSAVDTPRDIASGLIGPLLICKSQSLNVRNVQLKADKEQHAMFAVFDENKSWYLDENIRSYCDRSRVNKADPDFYKSNVMHTINGYVFESGQRLGFCNGEIATWHVSSIGAQDYIQTATFYGHTFELNERTEDFLSLYPMTGETISMNMDNIGVWLLASLNSHETTKGMRVKFQDVECFRDYVYEYTDYETDATKVWKPPTLEELKKEQEKPAVTEKKEVPIDDLTEMYIDELGLRSLKNKSRDRSVEELDLSFLDYDVVGHAEGDTNITPKLSSFSKETEMRSDNTTVYNTSVLLKDDNITTNGSAPAEESEEEITRGDVFSYSVPVFSPSSNTTGEIVLLDAGANLSALDNGPEIQEDLSSNQHGRSEGNVSLTALSYNETAVNNTATNRRNLTSLELEVDSKSNTTNVNDSLSTTTEQEYGNQTYSPEAMTTPANSSFDRVEFENDTSILTETLALQNITVNISEEMKSESGENVTALLGRFNHTSSVEVFTNETVVSVNLSLSRDPILDSSSEGLGAWDSSEEVVIYLKGNSTEVIKTTSLDPQGHNWTYEGTHQMVPMEIPEHMTKYFGEETPQTTPTLTKKPNIRKVNRRQRPQKGHGMKTKRKKEYRPQARSGQGPGVPFSPRGFNPGMSPRGSRPHYHAPQPISDEEDLINMPVVIGVPRPDFSDYMLYVPGVEPDHLGLDSTQADVKEDEYEYVTFKDPYSSHEDISTFTMDETTKYYIKMAGQNVKTYFISAEEVEWDYAGYGQRRQEKSQLSSRETKFTKVVFRGYLDAAFRQPDIRGEIGEHLGILGPIIKAEVGQSIMVVFRNNANRPFSLHPNGVSYTKQAEGLSYEDESKYWYKYDNEVQPNTTFTYLWKVDARVGPMADESYCRTWAYYSGVNPERDIHSGLIGPLLVCRKGNLEKNLEDMREFMLLFKTFDESQSWYYEKNRERMERKSRRTVMEPNFRQNLKFHSINGIIYSLKGLRMYTNQLARWHLINMGSPRDFQSVHFHGQTFLHKQTNSYRQAVYPLLPGGFATLEMWPSKPGLWLLESEIGFNQQKGMQTLFLVLDNDCSHPLGVGSGSVKDNQITAINTRGYWEPYLARLNNHGKYNAWSTEQSDSWIQVDFLRPVVISRVATQGAKQMFHSQYVINYTISYSNDRRKWIFYKGDSRNFRKIFTGNVDAYQTKTNTFFPPLVGRFIRLHPVSWYSKATVRMEFYGCELDGCSVPLGMENGLIEDHRITASSTASIWYSGTWKPSLARLNTQGTANAWQAGDNNMRQWLQVELPQVTKITGIITQGAKSLGKEMYVISYALEYSNDGIHWNQYSDDEDYMSKTFIGNTDNNGHVKNYIYPPIFSRFIRIIPKSWKSYITMRIELLGCDFE